The nucleotide window CTGGAGTTCCTGTGCGATGCGTTTGGCGATTCCGTTCTTATCCAACATAGCTCTTCTTATTTAGCTCGGACCGTTCGTTGTTCGATGCGTTTCTCATATCCGCTTCCTTGGAAGATGCGCTGAACGAATACTCCCGCTGTATGGATCTGATTGGGGTCCAGTTCACCCGGTTCTACCAGCTCTTCTACTTCAGCGATGGTGATGGTACCGGCCATGGCCATGGCAGGATTGAAATTCCGAGCGGTGCCTTTGTAGATGAGATTACCGAATCGATCCCCTTTCCACGCTTTGACGATCGCAAAGTCAGCCGTTAGGGCAGATTCAAGTATATGCGGTTTGCCATCGAATTCACGCACCTCTTTTCCCTCACCCACCTCGGTACCATAGCCGGCAGGTGTGAAGAACGCGGGGATTCCGGCTCCTCCTGCACGACAACGCTCGGCCAATGACCCTTGGGGTATCAGGTCCACTTCTAATTC belongs to Flavobacteriales bacterium and includes:
- a CDS encoding CoA transferase subunit A — protein: MNKVVSNAEEAISGIEDNMTLMLGGFGLCGIPENCISALVKSGVTGLTCISNNAGVDDFGLGLLLQKRQIRKMISSYVGENDEFERQMLSGELEVDLIPQGSLAERCRAGGAGIPAFFTPAGYGTEVGEGKEVREFDGKPHILESALTADFAIVKAWKGDRFGNLIYKGTARNFNPAMAMAGTITIAEVEELVEPGELDPNQIHTAGVFVQRIFQGSGYEKRIEQRTVRAK